A region of Nakaseomyces glabratus chromosome M, complete sequence DNA encodes the following proteins:
- the RKM5 gene encoding S-adenosylmethionine-dependent methyltransferase (CAGL0M04411g~Ortholog(s) have S-adenosylmethionine-dependent methyltransferase activity and role in protein methylation), with amino-acid sequence MPFSLVRIDEDDVLEYVFERYTAINSDADSIRQDLGIQDSKSTTLNIEIAPPKSLINDTNITKKGKKKKGNKSSSDYDFYSFEIKQNVTSLHSTRDNDNSTTGYVLWSLTPVFCEWLLYNEQASPLHRAQMVNICSLEKKIIHDIEFPSLLNEDTTVIELGSGISSVLPILCSNFVGTYICTDQRGILNGLKQNIANNLDLVNKRTIVSETLDISNIQEQPTNSDDETIPIKPTTQLEVAILDWETFPKSIKSGSSNILTDFVKPHGTIFLLALDVIYNEYLINPFLHTLHSIMFYYKNQREIVALVGIHLRSDDIVQEFLEKVTTEFPFKLHVVDDPQWSHSRYDIYYITL; translated from the coding sequence atGCCATTCAGTTTAGTCAGAAtcgatgaagatgatgtGTTAGAATACgtttttgaaagatatACTGCGATCAATTCAGACGCCGATTCTATACGCCAGGACCTGGGGATTCAAGATTCTAAATCAACTACTCtaaatattgaaattgcTCCACCAAAATCTTTAATCAATGATACCAATATAACTAAAAaaggcaaaaaaaagaaaggtaaTAAGAGCTCATCGGATTAtgatttttattcatttgaaataaaacaaaatgttACCAGTTTGCATTCAACTCGTGATAACGACAATTCAACTACCGGCTATGTCTTATGGTCTCTAACACCTGTATTTTGCGAATGGCTACTATATAACGAACAGGCATCACCTTTACACCGTGCTCAAATGGTTAACATATGCTCAttagagaagaaaattatACATGATATTGAGTTTCCATCCTTATTGAATGAGGACACAACGGTAATTGAACTCGGATCTGGTATTTCTTCAGTTTTACCCATTCTCTGCAGTAACTTTGTTGGAACTTATATATGTACAGACCAAAGAGGAATTCTGAATGGGTTGAAACAGAACATTGCGAATAACCTTGACCTAGTGAATAAGCGCACTATAGTATCTGAAACTTTAGACATTTCTAATATCCAAGAACAACCAACAAACTCTGACGACGAAACAATACCTATTAAACCCACTACTCAACTAGAAGTAGCAATTTTGGACTGGGAAACTTTTCCCAAATCTATCAAGAGTGGatcatcaaatatattgacaGATTTTGTGAAACCACACGGGACGATATTTCTATTGGCATTGGATGTAATCTACAATGAATATCTGATCAACCCATTTTTGCACACATTACACTCGATAATGTTCTACTACAAGAACCAAAGGGAGATCGTTGCTCTTGTTGGGATACATCTCAGATCAGATGACATTGTACAGGAATTTTTGGAGAAAGTAACTACAGAATTTCCTTTCAAATTACATGTCGTTGATGACCCACAATGGTCTCATTCCCGCTATGACATATACTACATCACTCTCTAA
- the SLX4 gene encoding Slx4p (CAGL0M04389g~Ortholog(s) have 5'-flap endonuclease activity): MDFERAQKNFDAFVINGETDETPNDELRHESQHSDFDTCGTQVPEMNFSDDDNSDCGNNEIDRLAHNATETTDKEGDDSIIVTQERIAENRNNSVIEIEDEDQIDLSVVNSKEEDNIFLNTQIQSRLDDHEKDLQQKAVLKSFNFEYVDKDESPNMMGSRYIRKKSPKKRNSRKNTEEAIQASKSISKRQNNANSLLQILSGKKSKVNAIIKNQRFKYESKTGVLKRASQVSNSTSTTYGKEEWKQIKNVLRTRYSKLENSDDRELENFINYLSEQLEKEPNLWTSSQIAISTNENNESYRQDSIGSLLTLSQVMGDKSAILESDDEYPDVRPNGESFFKCADDSQQLKDDLNIVSQTNSNTNVSGVESVHGLEGKNLYSMGEKEEVTNKMTDFVSKEVEQSQVPLLSIHRRGRNNGSYFIFDSSDEYKTIIEIDSSIRQPMDNSNEPSITNHRRTPVFSKSQSILDQECDSIEDISLSQGSFKAVTTLISPVKDGSTAQNSQAMDIPTQFSGIPRLLDLKTVPKLPFESFNENSKDYRIIISKKKLLELKQAIKRLANIELTEEHEVLGNIDGQPGEELFAVVLSISNNLELLSSPGVDTHTKEKSPSLAELRKDLDKIGLKPVRLKSQIIENLASASQVVTVDESNQKKVGVTSKSEVFEFLTHLVKQEPDLLTRIYCFQPITMNDLINKLRNKDSFVDLIDDGTIREWTDKLGICIRSNNLKD; encoded by the coding sequence ATGGATTTTGAGCGGGCTCAAAAGAACTTTGATGCATTTGTGATTAATGGAGAAACAGATGAAACACCCAATGATGAGTTAAGGCATGAAAGTCAGCATTCAGATTTTGATACCTGTGGGACACAGGTTCCTGAAATGAACTTctctgatgatgataattcTGATTGCGGTAATAATGAGATTGACAGGCTCGCACATAATGCCACAGAAACTACAGATAAGGAAGGTGATGATAGCATTATTGTTACACAGGAACGAATTGCGGAAAACAGAAACAATTCGGTAATAGAAATAGAAGATGAGGACCAAATTGATCTAAGTGTGGTGAATAGTAAGGAGGAGGATAATATATTTCTCAACACTCAAATTCAAAGTCGATTAGATGACCATGAGAAGGATCTTCAACAAAAGGCTGTCTTGAAAAGCTTCAATTTTGAGTATGTTGATAAGGATGAGAGTCCCAATATGATGGGAAGTAGATATATAAGGAAAAAATctccaaagaagagaaattcAAGGAAAAATACTGAAGAGGCTATTCAAGCTAGTAAGTCGATCTCGAAAAGACAGAATAATGCGAACTCATTGTTACAGATATTGTCAGGAAAGAAATCTAAAGTTAATGCAATAATCAAGAATCAAAGATTCAAATATGAATCAAAAACTGGAGTATTGAAAAGGGCATCTCAGGTATCCAATTCAACAAGTACCACTTACGGAAAAGAAGAGTggaaacaaataaaaaatgtcTTGAGAACCCGATATTCAAAACTAGAAAATTCTGATGATAGGGAACTGGagaattttattaattacCTTTCGGAGCAACTAGAAAAAGAGCCTAATCTATGGACCAGCTCACAGATTGCTATATCTACAAATGAGAACAATGAGTCATATAGGCAAGACAGTATAGGTAGTTTATTGACTCTTTCTCAAGTAATGGGAGATAAATCAGCTATACTAGAGtctgatgatgaatatCCAGATGTTAGACCAAATGGAGAAAGTTTCTTCAAGTGTGCTGATGATTCTCAGCAATTAAAAGATGATCTCAATATTGTGTCTCAAACGAATTCTAATACAAATGTATCAGGAGTGGAATCAGTCCATGGCTTAGAAGGAAAGAATCTTTACAGTATGGGTGAAAAAGAAGAGGTGACGAATAAGATGACGGACTTTGTTAGTAAAGAAGTTGAGCAGTCTCAAGTGCCACTATTAAGTATTCACCGTCGGGGCCGAAACAATGGATCTTATTTTATATTCGATAGTTCTGATGAGTATAAGACTATAATCGAAATCGATAGTTCAATCAGACAGCCCATGGATAATAGTAATGAGCCCTCTATTACTAATCATCGTCGAACTCCAGTATTTTCTAAATCCCAGTCCATACTAGATCAGGAATGTGACTCCATTGAAGATATTAGCCTTTCTCAAGGTTCATTCAAGGCTGTTACCACGCTGATATCTCCTGTTAAAGACGGTTCTACGGCACAAAACTCGCAAGCTATGGATATTCCGACACAGTTCTCTGGAATTCCTAGGTTATTGGATTTGAAGACAGTTCCAAAATTACCTTTCGAAAGCTTCAACGAGAACTCAAAAGATTATCGAAtcattatttcaaaaaaaaagcttcTTGAGCTAAAACAAGCTATCAAACGACTAGCTAATATTGAATTGACAGAGGAACATGAAGTTCTTGGCAACATTGATGGTCAACCCGGTGAGGAATTATTTGCTGTTGTTCTCTCCATCAGCAACAACTTAGAGTTACTGAGCTCACCGGGTGTTGATACGCATACGAAGGAAAAATCTCCAAGCTTAGCCGAACTGCGGAAAGATCTCGATAAAATTGGACTTAAGCCAGTTCGGCTAAAGTCacaaataatagaaaatcTGGCGTCAGCTTCACAGGTTGTAACAGTTGATGAAAGTAACCAGAAGAAGGTTGGTGTTACATCGAAATCAGAAGTATTTGAATTCTTGACGCATCTAGTCAAGCAAGAACCTGATTTATTGACTAGAATATACTGTTTTCAACCAATTACTATGAACGATCTTATTAATAAACTACGGAATAAAGACTCTTTTGTTGACTTAATCGATGATGGAACTATTCGAGAATGGACAGATAAACTGGGTATTTGTATTCGGAGtaacaatttgaaagacTGA